One genomic window of Phoenix dactylifera cultivar Barhee BC4 chromosome 6, palm_55x_up_171113_PBpolish2nd_filt_p, whole genome shotgun sequence includes the following:
- the LOC103718691 gene encoding uncharacterized protein LOC103718691 — translation MKPDRESSGGDGGGQTVAENWLGIAEELLDLRDLVGTKRFAERALESDPLVDGADEVLAIANVLLASQRRLNNQCHWYAVLQLDSSTPAGRDPAAVRRQYRRLALLLCPDRNRHRGASDASKLVEDAWSVLSDPSKKALFDLELDIAIAHGEPPPSSSATPTSASPSPPRPDPTFWTACPSCCHVHQYDRAYEGRNLRCPKCRQAFRATALAAPPPIVPGTEMYYCSWGFFPLGFPGGPSFSGVSASVGMPSFSSEWKPFYPMFPSASHQSQQPPVQRNAPMNTPDSPAGSSLGNAPEKATPLTMKTPETVTSLGSNRKVVAKKSVGSSLRKRALVSEAAKRSLEGTAARPVIIDINEDGEN, via the coding sequence ATGAAACCCGACCGCGAATCCagcggcggcgacggcggtggCCAGACGGTGGCGGAGAACTGGCTGGGCATCGCGGAGGAGCTCCTCGACTTGCGGGACCTCGTAGGTACCAAGCGGTTCGCGGAGCGCGCCCTCGAGTCCGACCCCCTCGTCGACGGCGCCGACGAGGTCCTTGCGATCGCCAACGTCCTCCTCGCCTCCCAGCGCCGCCTCAACAACCAATGTCACTGGTACGCCGTGCTCCAGCTCGACTCCTCCACCCCCGCCGGCCGCGACCCCGCCGCCGTCCGTCGCCAGTACCGCCGCCTCGCTCTCCTCCTCTGCCCCGACCGGAACCGCCACCGCGGCGCCTCAGATGCCTCTAAGCTCGTCGAGGACGCGTGGTCCGTCCTTTCCGACCCTTCAAAGAAGGCTCTTTTCGATCTCGAGCTCGACATCGCCATCGCCCATGGCGAGCCTCCTCCATCCTCGTCCGCCACCCCTACCTCCGCCTCTCCTTCGCCGCCAAGGCCCGACCCGACGTTTTGGACCGCCTGCCCCTCCTGCTGCCACGTGCACCAGTACGACCGCGCCTATGAGGGCCGCAACCTTCGGTGTCCGAAATGCCGGCAGGCCTTCCGCGCCACCGCGCTGGCGGCGCCGCCGCCCATCGTGCCTGGCACCGAGATGTACTACTGCTCCTGGGGCTTCTTCCCGCTGGGATTCCCTGGTGGGCCCAGCTTCAGCGGTGTCTCAGCTTCGGTTGGCATGCCGAGCTTCAGCTCCGAGTGGAAGCCCTTCTATCCAATGTTCCCGAGTGCTTCCCACCAATCTCAGCAGCCACCTGTTCAGAGAAATGCGCCAATGAACACTCCAGATTCACCGGCTGGTAGTTCGCTGGGGAATGCACCAGAAAAGGCGACACCTTTGACAATGAAAACACCAGAAACGGTGACTTCTTTGGGCTCAAACAGGAAGGTGGTGGCGAAAAAGTCAGTTGGGAGCAGTCTGAGAAAGAGGGCTCTGGTTTCAGAGGCTGCCAAAAGGAGTTTGGAGGGGACTGCAGCGAGGCCGGTGATTATAGATATAAATGAAGATGGTGAGAACTGA